In a single window of the Leifsonia sp. 1010 genome:
- a CDS encoding adenosine deaminase, with product MTDDALTDDALNSLPKAELHLHIEGTLEPELAFELADRNGIDLPYATVEELSAQYDFDDLQSFLDLYYATMAVLRTREDFAELTRRYLRRAHAQGVRHAELFFDPQAHTSRGVAFDDVVDGIGDALDEAEREVGMSGGLILCFLRDQPVASAEEALTAGLRRTDRIVGVGLDSAEVGYPPSLFEGVYARARARGLHAVAHAGEEGPPAYVREALDLLHAERIDHGIRSIEDPELVARLAEERIPLTVCPLSNVRLQATPDLRDHPLHRLDAAGVRVTVNSDDPAYFGGYVGQNFAAVRDALGLSADQARRFARTSIEASFASDVRKAELLAELDGWQA from the coding sequence ATGACCGACGACGCCCTCACCGACGACGCCCTGAACTCCCTCCCGAAAGCCGAGCTGCACCTCCACATCGAAGGGACGCTGGAGCCGGAGCTCGCGTTCGAGCTCGCCGACCGCAACGGCATCGACCTCCCCTACGCGACGGTCGAGGAGCTGTCGGCGCAGTACGACTTCGACGACCTGCAGTCGTTCCTCGACCTGTATTACGCGACGATGGCCGTGCTGCGCACCCGCGAGGACTTCGCGGAGCTGACGCGCCGCTACCTCCGCCGCGCGCACGCGCAGGGCGTCCGTCACGCCGAGCTGTTCTTCGACCCGCAGGCGCACACCTCGCGCGGTGTCGCGTTCGACGACGTCGTGGACGGCATCGGCGACGCCTTGGATGAGGCCGAGCGCGAGGTCGGGATGTCCGGTGGCCTCATCCTCTGCTTCCTGCGCGATCAGCCGGTCGCCTCCGCCGAGGAGGCCCTGACCGCCGGGCTCCGCCGCACGGACCGCATCGTCGGTGTCGGACTCGACTCCGCCGAGGTCGGCTACCCGCCGTCGCTCTTCGAGGGCGTCTACGCCCGCGCCCGCGCCCGCGGCCTGCACGCGGTCGCGCACGCCGGCGAGGAGGGCCCGCCCGCGTACGTGCGGGAGGCGCTCGACCTGCTGCACGCGGAGCGCATCGACCACGGCATCCGCTCGATCGAGGATCCGGAGCTCGTCGCGCGGCTGGCGGAGGAGCGCATCCCGCTCACCGTGTGCCCCCTCTCGAACGTTCGCCTGCAGGCGACGCCGGACCTCCGCGACCACCCCCTGCACCGGCTGGATGCGGCGGGCGTCCGCGTCACCGTGAACTCCGACGACCCCGCGTACTTCGGCGGCTACGTCGGGCAGAACTTCGCCGCGGTCCGGGATGCGCTGGGCCTCTCCGCGGATCAGGCCCGCCGGTTCGCCCGCACCTCGATCGAGGCGTCGTTCGCGTCGGACGTCCGCAAGGCGGAACTCCTCGCCGAGCTGGACGGCTGGCAGGCGTGA
- a CDS encoding DUF2809 domain-containing protein encodes MRRRIALACVGVALVVVGVTDARGMHGAVAAFVGDALYAALIVVVIAFLSPRASAVAVAVAAFAVCAAVELFQLTGVPAALADAVPAVALVLGTTFQWTDLVAYAIGAALAGAVDAVSRRAAGSSRGGPTTPSAGARPPHPPAGTPSR; translated from the coding sequence ATGAGACGTCGTATCGCGCTTGCCTGCGTCGGCGTCGCGCTGGTCGTCGTCGGAGTCACCGACGCGCGCGGGATGCACGGAGCGGTCGCGGCCTTCGTCGGCGACGCGCTCTACGCCGCACTCATCGTGGTCGTGATCGCGTTCCTCTCTCCACGTGCGTCCGCAGTGGCTGTGGCCGTTGCCGCCTTCGCCGTGTGCGCCGCCGTCGAGCTGTTCCAGCTGACCGGGGTGCCCGCAGCTCTGGCGGACGCCGTTCCGGCCGTCGCGCTGGTGCTCGGCACGACCTTCCAGTGGACGGACCTGGTGGCGTACGCGATCGGCGCGGCGCTGGCGGGAGCGGTGGATGCGGTCAGCCGACGCGCAGCAGGATCTTCCCGCGGTGGGCCGACGACTCCATCCGCCGGTGCGCGGCCGCCGCATCCTCCAGCGGGAACACCGAGTCGATGA
- a CDS encoding NAD(P)H-quinone oxidoreductase → MRAVVVPEPGDADALTLAERPDPVPAAGEVRIRVTAAGLNGADLSQRRGYYPPPPGAPDWPGLEVSGVVDALGDGVDAWHVGDRVCALLPGGGYAELVTVDAGLVLPVPDSVDLVEAAGLPEVAATVWSNVFDLGRLAAGEALLVHGGSSGIGTMAIQLGRVLGADVIATAGSEEKAAFCREVGAHAAVDYRTQDFVEAARAFTDGRGVDVVLDIVGGAYIARDLDALTTGGRILSIAVRDRTPAAVDMGLLMRKRASIHGTTLRARPLAERVAIIAAVRANVWPLLADGRVRPVIDSVFPLEDAAAAHRRMESSAHRGKILLRVG, encoded by the coding sequence ATGCGCGCCGTCGTCGTGCCGGAGCCGGGAGACGCGGACGCGCTGACCCTCGCCGAGCGGCCCGACCCGGTGCCCGCGGCCGGCGAGGTCCGGATCCGCGTCACGGCCGCCGGGCTCAACGGCGCCGATCTGAGTCAGCGGCGCGGGTACTATCCCCCGCCGCCCGGCGCACCCGACTGGCCGGGGCTCGAGGTCTCGGGCGTCGTGGACGCGCTCGGAGACGGCGTCGACGCCTGGCACGTCGGAGACCGCGTCTGCGCCCTGCTCCCGGGAGGCGGCTACGCCGAGCTGGTCACGGTCGACGCCGGCCTGGTCCTTCCCGTGCCGGACTCGGTCGACCTGGTCGAGGCGGCCGGACTGCCCGAGGTCGCCGCAACCGTCTGGTCGAACGTCTTCGACCTCGGGCGGCTCGCCGCGGGCGAAGCCCTGCTCGTCCACGGCGGGTCGAGCGGCATCGGGACCATGGCCATCCAGCTGGGCCGCGTACTCGGCGCGGACGTCATCGCCACGGCGGGCAGCGAGGAGAAGGCGGCGTTCTGCCGCGAGGTGGGCGCGCACGCCGCGGTCGACTACCGCACGCAGGACTTCGTCGAGGCCGCTCGGGCCTTCACCGACGGACGCGGAGTGGATGTGGTGCTCGATATCGTCGGCGGCGCGTACATCGCACGCGACCTGGACGCTCTCACGACGGGTGGCCGCATCCTGTCCATCGCCGTCCGCGATCGAACTCCCGCCGCCGTCGACATGGGGCTGCTCATGCGGAAGCGCGCGAGCATCCACGGCACCACGCTGCGCGCCCGGCCGCTCGCCGAGCGCGTCGCGATCATCGCAGCCGTGCGTGCGAACGTGTGGCCGCTGCTGGCCGACGGCCGCGTGCGCCCGGTCATCGACTCGGTGTTCCCGCTGGAGGATGCGGCGGCCGCGCACCGGCGGATGGAGTCGTCGGCCCACCGCGGGAAGATCCTGCTGCGCGTCGGCTGA
- a CDS encoding ABC transporter permease, which yields MARHNLSTVISFEFRRTITKRRFWAITLIIPILVFGLGGLIIASNVSTANTADQQKNSRFEFLYTDDSGLIDATIAKQYGGTQITSEAEGVEEVQIGGTPAYFAYPADPAKQTVRVYGEDSGVFQNSKYSAVAESLLSASVEQKLDSPTDVAVLRGDVKTSTTTFADGKRAPGFEAILPALVFLAAFFIVIVFLGNQMLNSTLEEKENRVTEMILTTINPTNLLLGKVISLFAIGIIQLAVFALPMLIGYLFFRDQLQLPNFDLSGLVFDPQKMIVGALILIGGFALFTGTLVAVGAVMPTAKDAAPVFSVVIFAVVIPLYASGFAISSPNSPIVQLLAYFPYTAPITALILNAFGSLPLWQAIIIIVELFVLSVIVLRIAVRLFRYGSIEYSSKVRIRDVLGRRADRVEPTQPARGA from the coding sequence ATGGCCCGCCACAATCTGAGCACCGTCATCTCGTTCGAGTTCCGCCGCACGATCACGAAGCGGCGGTTCTGGGCGATCACCCTCATCATCCCGATCCTCGTCTTCGGCCTCGGCGGCCTGATCATCGCCTCGAACGTGTCGACCGCGAACACCGCCGACCAGCAGAAGAACTCGCGCTTCGAGTTCCTCTACACCGACGACTCCGGCCTCATCGACGCGACGATCGCGAAGCAGTACGGCGGCACGCAGATCACCTCCGAGGCGGAGGGGGTCGAGGAGGTCCAGATCGGCGGAACGCCCGCCTACTTCGCCTACCCCGCCGATCCCGCGAAGCAGACCGTCCGCGTCTACGGTGAGGACTCCGGCGTCTTCCAGAACAGCAAGTACTCGGCCGTCGCCGAGTCGCTCCTCTCGGCGAGCGTCGAGCAGAAGCTGGACAGCCCGACCGATGTCGCCGTGCTCCGCGGGGATGTGAAGACCTCGACCACGACATTCGCCGACGGCAAGCGGGCGCCAGGCTTCGAAGCGATCCTCCCGGCCCTCGTGTTCCTGGCCGCCTTCTTCATCGTCATCGTGTTCCTCGGCAACCAGATGCTCAACTCCACGCTGGAGGAGAAGGAGAACCGCGTCACGGAGATGATCCTGACGACGATCAACCCGACGAACCTGCTTCTCGGCAAGGTCATCTCGCTCTTCGCAATCGGCATCATCCAGCTGGCGGTGTTCGCGCTGCCCATGCTCATCGGGTACCTGTTCTTCCGCGATCAGTTGCAATTGCCGAACTTCGACCTCAGCGGGCTCGTGTTCGATCCGCAGAAGATGATCGTCGGCGCGCTCATCCTGATCGGCGGGTTCGCCCTGTTCACCGGAACGCTGGTGGCCGTCGGCGCCGTCATGCCGACAGCGAAGGATGCGGCGCCGGTGTTCTCCGTGGTGATCTTCGCCGTCGTCATCCCGCTGTATGCGTCGGGCTTCGCCATCAGCTCCCCGAACTCGCCGATCGTGCAGTTGCTGGCGTACTTCCCGTACACGGCCCCCATCACGGCGCTGATCCTCAACGCCTTCGGGTCGCTACCGCTGTGGCAGGCGATCATCATCATCGTCGAACTCTTCGTGCTCTCCGTCATCGTGCTGCGCATCGCCGTCCGGCTGTTCCGGTACGGATCGATCGAGTACTCGAGCAAGGTGCGGATCCGGGATGTGCTGGGCCGCCGCGCTGACCGCGTCGAGCCGACCCAGCCTGCGAGGGGCGCCTGA
- a CDS encoding ABC transporter ATP-binding protein, whose translation MSAQTPTTTEPLVHIANFRMDFGRTTVIRDLSFDINRGETFGFLGSNGSGKTTTIRALLGIYQPTAGVLHIDGKPFSPEAGERLGYLPEERGLYKKESVIDVMVYFGRLKGLGAEQARRWSRSYLERVGIGDKEKVRLDKLSGGQQQKVQLGVTIMNDPELLILDEPTKGFDPVNRRLLMDIIDDQKRAGSTVMMVTHQMEEVERLCDRVILLKDGGARAYGTVEEVQEQFGGTIVQVDHDTERLPDSPAYRILSDESGHAELEAVDGVDPSAILRGLVDAGIPVSRFSPTRKSLDDIFVEVYGAESREED comes from the coding sequence ATGAGCGCACAGACCCCCACGACGACGGAGCCGCTGGTCCACATCGCGAACTTCCGGATGGACTTCGGGCGTACGACGGTGATCCGCGATCTGTCCTTCGACATCAACCGCGGCGAGACGTTCGGGTTCCTCGGCAGCAACGGCTCCGGCAAGACCACCACCATCCGCGCGCTGCTCGGCATCTACCAGCCGACGGCGGGCGTCCTGCACATCGACGGCAAGCCGTTCAGCCCGGAGGCCGGCGAGCGCCTCGGCTACCTGCCGGAGGAGCGCGGGCTCTACAAGAAGGAGTCCGTGATCGATGTCATGGTCTACTTCGGTCGACTCAAGGGCCTCGGCGCCGAGCAGGCCAGGCGGTGGTCCCGCTCGTATCTCGAACGCGTGGGGATCGGCGACAAGGAGAAGGTGCGGCTCGACAAGCTCTCCGGCGGCCAGCAGCAGAAGGTGCAGCTGGGCGTGACGATCATGAACGATCCGGAGCTGCTCATCCTCGACGAGCCGACGAAGGGCTTCGACCCGGTGAACCGCCGTCTGCTGATGGACATCATCGACGACCAGAAGCGCGCGGGCTCCACCGTCATGATGGTGACCCACCAGATGGAGGAGGTCGAGCGGCTCTGCGACCGCGTCATCCTGCTGAAAGACGGCGGCGCGCGCGCCTACGGCACGGTCGAGGAGGTGCAGGAGCAGTTCGGCGGCACCATCGTCCAGGTCGACCACGACACCGAGCGCCTGCCCGACTCGCCCGCCTACCGCATCCTGTCGGATGAGAGCGGCCACGCCGAACTGGAGGCCGTGGACGGCGTCGACCCCTCGGCGATCCTGCGAGGGCTCGTGGATGCGGGCATTCCCGTCTCCCGCTTCTCCCCCACCCGGAAGTCGCTCGACGACATCTTCGTCGAGGTCTACGGCGCCGAGAGCCGCGAGGAGGACTGA
- a CDS encoding inositol monophosphatase family protein codes for MPDTASTALAADLDLALRLAEEADRISLTHFLDRDLHVETKPDRSPVTEADLAVERAIRETIAAERPEDGILGEEYGTEGDTTRQWIIDPIDGTANYLRGVPVWGALIALAVDGVPRVGVVSSPALGRRWWAVTGGGAWTTDAPGAEPRRIRVSGVADLEHASLSFQSIAQWDEAGYLDRLIALTRRIWRDRAYGDMWSYMLLAEGLVDAVAEFGVKTYDLAALIPIVEEAGGTFTSVDGTPGPGNGSSLASNGLLHPALLEALADAGPLP; via the coding sequence GTGCCCGACACCGCATCCACCGCCCTCGCCGCCGACCTCGACCTCGCCCTCCGGCTCGCAGAAGAGGCCGACCGCATCTCGTTGACGCATTTCCTCGACCGCGACCTGCACGTCGAGACCAAGCCCGACCGCTCGCCGGTGACGGAGGCCGACCTCGCGGTCGAGCGCGCCATCCGCGAGACGATCGCCGCCGAGCGCCCGGAAGACGGCATCCTCGGCGAGGAGTACGGAACAGAGGGCGACACCACCCGTCAGTGGATCATCGACCCGATCGACGGCACCGCCAACTATCTGCGCGGGGTGCCGGTCTGGGGCGCGCTGATCGCCCTCGCCGTTGACGGCGTCCCACGCGTCGGCGTCGTCAGCTCCCCCGCGCTCGGCCGGCGCTGGTGGGCGGTGACCGGCGGCGGGGCATGGACGACGGATGCGCCCGGCGCCGAGCCGCGCCGCATCCGTGTCTCCGGCGTCGCCGACCTCGAGCACGCGTCACTCAGCTTCCAGAGCATCGCCCAGTGGGACGAAGCCGGCTACCTCGACCGCCTCATCGCCCTCACCCGCCGTATCTGGCGCGACCGCGCGTACGGCGACATGTGGTCGTACATGCTGCTGGCCGAGGGACTGGTGGATGCGGTGGCCGAGTTCGGCGTGAAGACCTACGACCTCGCCGCGCTCATCCCCATCGTGGAGGAGGCGGGCGGCACGTTCACGTCGGTGGACGGCACACCCGGCCCGGGCAACGGGTCGTCGCTCGCCTCGAACGGCCTGCTGCATCCTGCGCTGCTCGAGGCGCTCGCCGACGCCGGGCCGCTGCCCTAG
- a CDS encoding AI-2E family transporter produces MRFIRRPVSARERAAAAAPEPPMRRSPFLFGYLIALGAIGAVATGYMLYGLRSIIFSVFLAMFATVGLDPLIRWFQRRGMRRGWAITTVILIIVAVLVAIIWVVVPLIVQQISFLAAAVPQEITKLRAEGWFDTVNDASNGVVGQVVSWISEQVQNPQTWATIGNGLVGFGLSVLNAVTTGFFIAILTIYFIASYDSTKQAAYRLVRRSHRDRFESYAERILQNFGKYLSGMVVLAFCNSVFSLILLLATGVPGAFLIALAAFFITLIPLIGTVLTTAVMSVLAFIHSPVSGVVVLVLMLVYMQVEAYILTPRVMGKAVQVPGSVVLISALAGSTLFGLPGALVAIPISAGIILIIKEVVMPRKELR; encoded by the coding sequence ATGCGTTTCATCCGGCGACCCGTGAGTGCGCGGGAGCGTGCCGCCGCCGCTGCCCCGGAACCCCCGATGCGCCGCAGCCCGTTCCTGTTCGGCTACCTGATCGCGCTCGGGGCCATCGGCGCGGTCGCGACCGGCTACATGCTGTACGGCCTGCGCTCGATCATCTTCTCGGTCTTCCTGGCGATGTTCGCGACCGTCGGACTCGATCCCCTCATCCGCTGGTTCCAGCGCCGCGGGATGCGCCGCGGCTGGGCCATCACCACCGTCATCCTCATCATCGTCGCCGTGCTGGTCGCGATCATCTGGGTGGTGGTGCCGCTCATCGTCCAGCAGATCTCGTTCCTGGCGGCGGCCGTCCCGCAGGAGATCACGAAGCTTCGCGCCGAGGGCTGGTTCGACACCGTCAACGACGCGAGCAACGGGGTGGTCGGGCAGGTCGTCTCGTGGATCTCCGAGCAGGTGCAGAACCCGCAGACGTGGGCGACCATCGGCAACGGGCTCGTCGGGTTCGGCCTGTCGGTGCTGAACGCGGTCACCACCGGCTTCTTCATCGCCATCCTCACCATCTACTTCATCGCCTCCTACGACTCCACCAAGCAGGCCGCGTACCGGCTGGTGCGCCGCTCGCACCGCGACCGGTTCGAGAGCTACGCCGAGCGCATCCTGCAGAACTTCGGCAAGTACCTGAGCGGGATGGTCGTGCTGGCGTTCTGCAACTCGGTCTTCAGCCTCATCCTGCTTCTCGCCACCGGTGTCCCCGGCGCATTCCTCATCGCGCTCGCCGCGTTCTTCATCACGCTCATCCCGCTCATCGGGACGGTGCTGACGACGGCCGTCATGTCGGTGCTCGCGTTCATCCACTCGCCGGTCAGCGGCGTGGTGGTGCTCGTGCTGATGCTCGTCTACATGCAGGTGGAGGCGTACATCCTCACGCCGCGGGTGATGGGGAAGGCGGTGCAGGTGCCCGGATCGGTCGTCCTGATCTCGGCGCTCGCCGGTTCGACGCTGTTCGGTCTGCCCGGAGCGCTCGTCGCCATCCCGATCTCGGCGGGCATCATCCTCATCATCAAAGAGGTCGTGATGCCCCGGAAGGAGCTCCGCTGA
- a CDS encoding acyl-CoA desaturase, with protein sequence MSQLSPRSTGLQPTGIRTTTARTTARDGGYSELATMVREAGLLHRRYGYYWTKLILVPVVTAAMIAAFVIIGDSWWQLATAVVFAFVFTQIAFLGHDAAHRQIFRSGRWNDWICLIVGDLFVGMSYGWWQHKHTRHHANPNQEGADPDIELPVMSFTPAQVAAKRSRPVRWLIGHQGWFFFPILLLEGLSLHASSVRRVFARGELRRRAVEVSFLAVRILGYLALVLLVLPPGKAAAFLGVQLGLFGFYMGMSFAPNHKGMPLVPHDMKLDFLRRQVLMSRNIRGGRTIDFLMGGLNYQIEHHLFPSMPRPHLRRAAPMIRAFCDANGTRYTETGLLQSYAIVTRHINQVGLGDKDPFSCPLLELRQVASKTE encoded by the coding sequence ATGTCGCAACTGTCTCCACGCTCGACGGGCCTGCAGCCCACGGGCATACGCACCACCACCGCACGTACGACCGCACGCGACGGGGGCTACTCCGAACTCGCGACGATGGTCCGTGAGGCCGGTCTCCTGCACCGCCGCTACGGCTACTACTGGACCAAACTCATCCTGGTCCCCGTCGTCACCGCGGCGATGATCGCCGCGTTCGTCATCATCGGCGACAGCTGGTGGCAGCTCGCCACCGCCGTGGTGTTCGCGTTCGTCTTCACGCAGATCGCCTTCCTCGGCCACGACGCCGCCCATCGCCAGATCTTCCGGTCCGGGCGCTGGAACGACTGGATCTGCCTCATCGTCGGCGACCTGTTCGTCGGGATGAGCTACGGCTGGTGGCAGCACAAGCACACGCGCCACCACGCCAATCCCAACCAGGAGGGCGCCGATCCCGACATCGAGCTCCCGGTGATGTCGTTCACCCCGGCTCAGGTGGCGGCGAAACGCTCCCGGCCGGTGCGTTGGCTGATCGGACACCAGGGCTGGTTCTTCTTCCCCATCCTGCTTCTCGAGGGTCTGTCGCTGCACGCGTCGAGCGTCCGGCGGGTGTTCGCGCGCGGTGAGCTGCGGCGCCGGGCCGTGGAGGTGTCGTTCCTCGCGGTCCGCATCCTCGGATACCTTGCCCTCGTGCTCCTGGTCCTCCCGCCGGGCAAGGCGGCCGCGTTCCTCGGCGTCCAGCTGGGACTGTTCGGCTTCTACATGGGCATGTCGTTCGCGCCGAACCATAAGGGGATGCCGCTGGTGCCGCACGACATGAAGCTCGACTTCCTCCGCCGGCAGGTGCTGATGAGCCGCAACATCCGCGGCGGACGCACCATCGACTTCCTGATGGGCGGCCTCAACTACCAGATCGAGCACCACCTCTTCCCGTCGATGCCGCGCCCGCACCTGCGTCGGGCCGCACCGATGATCCGCGCCTTCTGCGACGCGAACGGCACCCGCTACACCGAGACGGGTCTCCTGCAGTCGTACGCGATCGTCACGCGCCACATCAACCAGGTCGGCCTCGGAGACAAGGACCCGTTCAGCTGCCCGCTCCTGGAACTGCGTCAGGTCGCGTCGAAGACGGAGTGA
- a CDS encoding SGNH/GDSL hydrolase family protein gives MRRGSGQKRFARGILANVAILLALVCCTPAAAGPSIPIRMAAIGDSITAFTDRVGTPTGWSWVRSAATGRVVDAGGFRYWGDDTAQLLAGTRPVDADVIVVMAGTNDIGDGSHPVPTAWTLQNITAIFAKAGVRTKILSAVAPKNAAPAQTSALNARLRELAARSGWSFVDPWASVRAPDGRWIEGTTADGIHPTVWSGATAGLVIRATVLALAQRESLGAR, from the coding sequence ATGCGACGCGGAAGCGGCCAGAAGCGCTTCGCCCGCGGGATCCTCGCCAACGTCGCCATCCTGCTGGCCCTCGTCTGCTGCACACCCGCGGCGGCCGGGCCGTCCATTCCCATTCGCATGGCGGCCATCGGGGACTCGATCACAGCCTTCACGGACCGCGTCGGCACCCCGACCGGGTGGTCGTGGGTGCGCAGCGCGGCGACGGGCCGCGTGGTGGATGCCGGCGGCTTCCGCTACTGGGGCGACGACACGGCGCAGCTGCTGGCGGGGACCCGGCCGGTCGACGCGGATGTCATCGTCGTCATGGCCGGCACGAACGACATCGGCGACGGGAGCCATCCCGTTCCGACCGCCTGGACCCTGCAGAACATCACCGCCATCTTCGCGAAGGCCGGCGTGCGCACGAAGATCCTGTCCGCCGTCGCTCCGAAGAACGCGGCACCCGCCCAGACATCGGCGCTCAATGCCCGCCTCCGCGAGCTCGCCGCCCGCTCCGGCTGGTCGTTCGTCGACCCCTGGGCGAGTGTCCGCGCCCCCGACGGCAGGTGGATCGAGGGCACGACCGCCGACGGCATCCACCCGACCGTCTGGTCCGGTGCGACGGCCGGCCTGGTCATCCGCGCAACGGTCCTCGCCCTCGCGCAGCGTGAGTCTCTGGGAGCGCGCTAG
- a CDS encoding acyltransferase, with protein MQRIKGLDGIRCFAVLAVIAAHAHVSWMHGGGFGVDVFFVLSGYLITTLLLREHEKLGRIDLLRFWGRRILRLVPALLLLVLVVDTIALFLPGRFGTLAPATLSSTPGVLFYFSNWLIVITNSGALGAFGPLWSLSVEEQFYILWPLLVILALRFRRPLRALTILIGVLVLAVVVSRFLVFDPSNLYQTFATTFRVDMLLMGALLAVAFHAGAGNILRRVSAWAVGPALVYLAAVAVLVPEFNVAGAEKKVYLYYTIGLPAVGIATCALIAFLVTHQSSLLTRIFSLPPFDYLGRISYGMYLWHYPIILLLQVRFAPDPNITLLLALPLTVAAATVSWFALERPLARRFHHRLVARPRVTGPATVGAGLD; from the coding sequence GTGCAGAGAATCAAGGGACTCGACGGGATCCGGTGCTTCGCCGTCCTCGCGGTGATCGCAGCGCACGCCCATGTCTCGTGGATGCACGGCGGCGGATTCGGCGTCGACGTCTTCTTCGTCCTGAGCGGCTACCTCATCACGACGCTGCTGCTCCGGGAGCACGAGAAGCTGGGACGCATCGACCTGCTGCGCTTCTGGGGCCGCCGCATCCTCCGCCTGGTTCCCGCGCTCCTGCTGCTCGTCCTGGTCGTCGACACCATCGCACTGTTCCTCCCCGGCCGGTTCGGGACGCTCGCCCCGGCGACCCTGTCGTCCACGCCGGGCGTGCTGTTCTACTTCTCCAACTGGCTCATCGTCATCACCAACAGCGGAGCGCTCGGCGCGTTCGGACCGCTCTGGTCGCTCTCCGTCGAGGAGCAGTTCTACATCCTCTGGCCGCTGCTGGTCATCCTGGCGCTGCGCTTCCGCCGGCCGCTGCGCGCCCTCACCATCCTCATCGGCGTGCTGGTGCTGGCGGTCGTGGTCTCGCGCTTCCTCGTCTTCGACCCGAGCAACCTGTACCAGACGTTCGCGACCACCTTCCGCGTCGACATGCTGCTGATGGGCGCCCTGCTGGCGGTCGCGTTCCACGCGGGCGCCGGGAACATCCTCCGCCGCGTCTCCGCGTGGGCAGTGGGCCCGGCGCTCGTCTACCTCGCCGCGGTCGCGGTGCTCGTCCCCGAATTCAACGTGGCCGGCGCCGAGAAGAAGGTCTACCTGTACTACACGATCGGTCTCCCGGCGGTCGGCATCGCGACCTGCGCGCTCATCGCCTTCCTCGTGACGCACCAGAGCTCGCTGCTCACCCGGATCTTCTCGCTGCCGCCGTTCGACTACCTGGGCCGCATCTCCTACGGCATGTACCTGTGGCACTACCCGATCATCCTGCTGCTCCAGGTGCGCTTCGCCCCGGACCCGAACATCACCCTCCTGCTGGCGCTCCCCCTCACGGTGGCCGCCGCGACGGTGTCGTGGTTTGCTCTGGAGCGCCCGCTCGCGCGACGCTTCCACCACCGCCTGGTCGCGCGTCCGCGGGTAACGGGCCCGGCGACGGTCGGCGCGGGACTCGACTGA
- a CDS encoding NAD(P)-dependent oxidoreductase, which produces MDIAFLGLGRMGRELVTHLIDAGHHVTAWNRSPGPAEAVGRRGARIASSAAEAVEGADAVITVLFGPEAVRETVLEPSLPIPEGALWIDITTVAPSDATDFAAWAEDAGVRYIHSPVVGSLAPARAGSLAVLIGGEHDAARDARTVVALWADPDKIRTFDRPEKAAAAKLVANLALAISMEALSESLRLGTAGGLSSDEALSMLPLTTIAPIAGMKGPVVASGDFDDTQFSASLLAKDLRLMIGTADTPLPAAALVAAELQRAVDAGLGDKDFSVIARDR; this is translated from the coding sequence ATGGACATCGCCTTCCTCGGGCTCGGCCGCATGGGCCGCGAGCTGGTCACCCACCTCATCGACGCCGGTCACCACGTCACCGCGTGGAACCGCTCCCCCGGACCGGCCGAAGCCGTCGGACGCCGGGGCGCTCGCATCGCGTCCTCCGCCGCCGAAGCGGTCGAGGGGGCGGACGCCGTCATCACCGTTCTGTTCGGCCCGGAGGCCGTCCGCGAGACCGTGCTCGAGCCGTCCCTCCCGATCCCGGAGGGAGCGCTGTGGATCGACATCACGACCGTCGCGCCCTCCGACGCGACCGACTTCGCGGCGTGGGCCGAGGATGCGGGCGTGCGCTACATCCACTCGCCGGTGGTCGGTTCGCTCGCGCCCGCACGTGCCGGGAGTCTCGCGGTGCTGATCGGCGGCGAGCACGACGCCGCCCGCGATGCCCGCACCGTCGTGGCCCTCTGGGCCGACCCCGACAAGATCCGCACCTTCGATCGTCCGGAGAAGGCGGCCGCCGCCAAACTGGTCGCCAACCTGGCGCTGGCGATCTCGATGGAGGCGCTCAGCGAATCCCTCCGGCTCGGCACCGCCGGCGGCCTGTCATCCGACGAGGCGCTGTCGATGCTGCCACTGACCACGATCGCCCCGATCGCGGGCATGAAGGGACCCGTCGTCGCGTCGGGCGACTTCGACGACACCCAATTCTCCGCCTCCCTGCTCGCCAAGGATCTCCGCCTGATGATCGGCACCGCCGACACCCCGCTCCCCGCGGCAGCCCTCGTCGCCGCCGAGCTGCAGCGAGCGGTGGATGCGGGCCTCGGCGACAAGGACTTCTCGGTGATCGCGCGCGACCGCTGA